A DNA window from Acidobacteriota bacterium contains the following coding sequences:
- a CDS encoding CPXCG motif-containing cysteine-rich protein, whose protein sequence is MDARFQCAGCGEWNETSADAGGGRKQRYVEDCQVCCKPNVLTVEWDADADAFLVAAELEA, encoded by the coding sequence ATGGATGCCCGCTTCCAATGTGCCGGGTGTGGCGAGTGGAATGAGACCTCTGCCGACGCCGGCGGTGGCCGCAAGCAGCGCTACGTGGAAGATTGCCAGGTGTGCTGCAAACCGAACGTCCTCACCGTGGAATGGGACGCTGACGCAGACGCCTTCCTGGTCGCTGCCGAACTCGAGGCCTGA
- a CDS encoding 3-hydroxyacyl-CoA dehydrogenase NAD-binding domain-containing protein translates to MAEVGTVSVIGAGIMGRGIAHAAALGGYRTILEDILPASLRKAESEIRANLDKAVELGKVSQQDADAAFGRIEYAGSVEEAARAADLVIEAVPEELESKIEIFTLLDKVCAPNTILATNTSSLSVTEIASVTYRAKRCVGMHFFNPVHKMKLLEIVRALETDDETVEAAVHVGRRMGKDVVVIKEAPGFITSRINAMIGNEAFYMLQEGVASASDIDKALKLGLNHPMGPFELVDLVGLDTRLHILEYLHRSLGEKFRPCPLLVQYVKAGRLGRKSGRGVYDYPEAAKPAAK, encoded by the coding sequence ATGGCGGAGGTCGGCACGGTTTCCGTGATCGGCGCCGGCATCATGGGGCGCGGCATCGCGCACGCGGCCGCGCTCGGCGGCTATCGCACCATCCTGGAAGACATTCTTCCCGCCTCGCTGCGCAAGGCGGAGAGCGAGATCCGCGCCAACCTCGATAAGGCGGTCGAGCTGGGCAAGGTCTCGCAGCAGGATGCCGACGCCGCCTTCGGACGCATCGAGTATGCCGGTTCGGTGGAGGAAGCGGCGCGTGCCGCCGACCTGGTGATCGAGGCGGTGCCGGAGGAGTTGGAGTCGAAGATCGAGATCTTCACCTTGCTCGATAAGGTCTGCGCGCCCAACACCATCCTGGCGACGAACACTTCGTCGCTCTCGGTGACCGAGATCGCCAGCGTGACCTATCGCGCGAAGCGCTGCGTAGGCATGCATTTCTTCAATCCGGTACACAAGATGAAGTTGCTCGAGATCGTGCGCGCGCTCGAGACTGACGATGAGACGGTCGAGGCCGCCGTCCACGTGGGCCGGCGCATGGGCAAAGATGTGGTGGTCATCAAGGAGGCGCCGGGGTTCATCACCAGCCGCATCAACGCCATGATCGGCAATGAGGCGTTCTACATGTTGCAGGAAGGCGTCGCGTCGGCTTCCGACATCGACAAGGCGCTAAAGCTTGGGTTGAATCATCCCATGGGGCCGTTCGAGCTGGTGGACCTGGTCGGACTCGATACCCGTCTCCACATTCTGGAATATCTGCACCGGTCGCTGGGGGAGAAGTTCCGGCCGTGTCCCTTGCTGGTGCAGTACGTCAAGGCGGGACGGCTGGGCAGGAAGTCAGGACGCGGCGTCTATGATTATCCGGAGGCAGCCAAGCCAGCGGCGAAGTAG
- the malQ gene encoding 4-alpha-glucanotransferase has translation MPFERASGILLHPTSLPSAGGIGDLGPEAHRFADFLGAAKQGIWQVLPLGPCGAGNSPYSATSAFAGNPLLISLERLAERGWIAGERLAGLAVETRGAGNVDFQRVSTSKRPLLHEAARNFVRGGGDAARARFERFQQANAWWLDDFALFDVLRERNQQRTWRTWPRELARREPLAIARSRHDFADDIAVSKAMQFAFFEQWAALRAHCRTHGIKIVGDVAIFVSYDSADVWMHPELFELNEELEPTHVAGVPPDFFSKTGQRWGNPLYRWEALRASGYDWWVRRLRWALASSDIIRLDHFRGFEAYWQIPAAEKTAVNGSWIAGPRDELFHALREQLGDLPFIAEDLGFITPEVHQMRARLGIPGMRVMEFGFGDPGAHIYLPHRFERNTVVYTGTHDNATIRDWWEHYATPGARAAARAYLGEHADGVHWAFIRAAADSVADLCIVPLGDVLGLGAEGRMNVPSEADGNWAWRFRRDDLTPELAQKLAELATVCDRAPLPAAQERDGEAREEFAA, from the coding sequence ATGCCATTTGAGCGCGCCTCCGGGATACTGCTGCACCCCACGTCACTGCCGTCTGCGGGCGGCATCGGCGACCTGGGGCCGGAGGCGCATCGCTTTGCCGATTTTCTGGGCGCGGCGAAGCAGGGGATATGGCAGGTGCTGCCGCTGGGGCCGTGCGGCGCTGGAAACTCGCCGTATTCGGCGACCTCGGCGTTCGCGGGGAATCCGCTGCTCATCTCGCTCGAGCGCCTGGCGGAGCGAGGCTGGATCGCCGGCGAGCGGCTGGCGGGGCTGGCCGTCGAGACGCGCGGCGCCGGAAATGTGGACTTCCAGAGAGTAAGCACTAGCAAGCGGCCGCTGCTGCATGAGGCGGCGCGGAATTTTGTCCGCGGCGGCGGTGACGCCGCGCGCGCACGCTTCGAGCGCTTTCAGCAGGCCAACGCGTGGTGGCTCGACGACTTCGCTCTCTTCGACGTGTTGCGCGAGCGCAACCAGCAGCGGACGTGGCGCACGTGGCCGCGCGAGCTGGCGCGCCGCGAGCCGCTCGCCATCGCGCGCTCGCGCCACGACTTTGCCGACGACATCGCGGTGAGCAAAGCGATGCAGTTCGCTTTCTTCGAGCAGTGGGCCGCGTTGCGGGCACACTGTCGCACCCACGGCATCAAGATCGTGGGCGATGTGGCCATCTTCGTGAGCTATGACTCGGCCGACGTCTGGATGCATCCCGAACTGTTTGAATTGAACGAGGAGCTGGAACCGACGCATGTGGCCGGCGTGCCGCCCGATTTCTTCAGCAAGACGGGACAGCGCTGGGGGAATCCGCTGTACCGCTGGGAGGCGCTGCGCGCGAGCGGCTACGACTGGTGGGTGCGGCGGCTGCGTTGGGCGCTCGCGAGCAGCGACATCATCCGGCTCGACCACTTCCGCGGCTTCGAAGCCTACTGGCAGATACCGGCGGCAGAGAAAACGGCGGTCAACGGAAGCTGGATCGCGGGTCCGCGCGACGAACTGTTCCACGCGCTGCGCGAACAGCTTGGCGACCTGCCCTTCATCGCGGAGGATCTTGGGTTCATCACGCCGGAGGTCCACCAGATGCGCGCGCGGCTGGGCATCCCCGGCATGCGCGTGATGGAGTTCGGATTTGGCGATCCGGGCGCGCACATCTACCTGCCCCACCGCTTCGAGCGCAACACCGTGGTCTATACCGGGACGCACGACAACGCGACCATCCGCGACTGGTGGGAGCACTACGCCACGCCGGGCGCGCGCGCGGCCGCGCGCGCGTATCTCGGCGAGCACGCGGATGGCGTGCACTGGGCGTTCATCCGCGCGGCGGCGGATTCGGTGGCGGACCTGTGCATCGTGCCGCTCGGTGACGTGCTGGGGCTGGGAGCGGAGGGGCGGATGAATGTCCCCAGCGAAGCGGATGGGAATTGGGCGTGGCGTTTCCGCCGCGACGACTTGACGCCCGAGCTGGCGCAGAAGCTGGCGGAGTTGGCGACGGTGTGCGACCGCGCGCCGCTACCAGCCGCGCAGGAGCGCGACGGGGAAGCGCGCGAAGAGTTCGCGGCATAA
- the treY gene encoding malto-oligosyltrehalose synthase, with amino-acid sequence MTTDVRTGAPTLTPEIAGLAECLDRLAARKRQLRPVSTYRLQFHAGFRFAHARALVPYLHALGVTHCYASPILQARAGSQHGYDITDHNQINPELGTYADFAALADELRARAMGLILDFVPNHMAIGPGTNPWWTDVLENGPASEYSDYFDIDWKPLKPELAGKVLLPILGDQYGAELEAGKLTVEFAEGAFRLRYFDKVLPFDPQTLPLLFHDLPDQDARDVQTNDPRSLGALAHLRELLEELRALPPHIAREPRLVEQRRQAAPELKRRLAALAEHSTAVRELFTRALARSNGKPGDPRSFDRLHGLLEAQAYRLAHWRVSAEEINYRRFFDVNELVGVRMENSRVFEATHRLLRRLLADGLIQGLRFDHPDGLFNPPQYFARTQMLYAASQCCGAVPCPPVGENGIEQGVAQVFGQHEWTGNLAPMYALVEKILGPGEDLPGEWRVDGTVGYEFANLVNGIFIQRRSARAFTNLYHRFTGISSDVDTLIYECKKLIMDTALSSEVAVLTHMLSEICARDRRARDFTLGTLEEAIVETIACFPVYRTYIDERGNISERDRGTIAEAIVRAKRRNPGLPAPLFDFLRDTLLLRINPAAHDYGDRLYFGLKFQQLTAPVMAKGLEDTACYVYNRFVSVNEVGGTPKAFGSLVEEFHRANLQRLERSPYSLLATSTHDTKRSEDVRARLNVLSEMPKQWSQVATRWRRMNDSKKPVLSDGLSAPDPNEEYLLYQTLVGTLPFLLDEHSEKYAARIQQYMAKALHEAKVNLSWINPNPEYVEAVDEFIARLLAPGTAARPNRFREELERFTAPVAFFGALNSLAQTLLKLTAPGVPDLYQGQELFDFSLVDPDNRRAVDFTTRQRDLSELTQRSSATVAELPEDLLRGYHDGRAKLWTTMRALAFRRDHKELFSAGAYRPLYGSVEKVEHLIAFLRTHEKDSALVAVPRFSHTLMRGEMRAPLGDDWGAAELALPPGAAPEFENVLTGEIVRQSPARSLLCRELFARFPVALLRGW; translated from the coding sequence GTGACAACCGATGTGCGTACCGGCGCGCCCACGCTCACGCCGGAAATCGCAGGACTAGCGGAATGTCTCGACCGTCTGGCGGCACGCAAGCGCCAGTTGCGGCCGGTCTCGACCTATCGCCTGCAGTTCCACGCCGGCTTCCGCTTCGCCCACGCCCGCGCGCTCGTGCCTTACCTGCACGCACTCGGCGTTACGCATTGCTACGCTTCGCCCATTTTGCAGGCGCGTGCCGGCAGCCAGCACGGCTACGACATCACCGACCACAACCAGATCAATCCCGAGCTCGGCACCTATGCAGACTTCGCCGCGCTCGCCGACGAGCTGCGCGCGCGCGCCATGGGGCTCATCCTCGATTTCGTTCCCAACCACATGGCCATCGGCCCGGGCACGAACCCGTGGTGGACGGATGTGCTCGAGAACGGCCCTGCCTCCGAGTACTCCGACTATTTCGATATCGATTGGAAGCCGCTCAAGCCTGAGCTCGCCGGGAAGGTCCTGCTCCCTATCCTCGGCGACCAGTACGGCGCCGAACTCGAAGCTGGGAAGCTTACGGTTGAATTTGCGGAGGGCGCGTTCCGCCTGCGCTACTTCGACAAAGTCCTGCCCTTCGATCCGCAGACGCTGCCGCTCCTCTTTCACGACTTGCCGGATCAAGACGCCCGCGATGTTCAGACTAACGACCCGCGCTCTCTCGGCGCGCTCGCGCATCTGCGCGAGCTGCTCGAAGAGTTGCGCGCGCTGCCGCCGCACATCGCGCGCGAGCCACGCCTGGTCGAACAACGTCGCCAGGCCGCGCCCGAGCTGAAGCGTCGCCTGGCTGCGTTGGCGGAACACTCCACGGCCGTCCGTGAGCTGTTCACCCGTGCGCTCGCGCGCAGCAACGGAAAGCCGGGCGACCCGCGCAGCTTCGACCGCTTGCACGGATTGCTGGAAGCGCAGGCCTATCGCCTGGCACACTGGCGCGTCTCCGCGGAAGAGATCAACTACCGGCGATTTTTCGACGTGAACGAACTGGTCGGCGTCCGCATGGAGAACTCGCGCGTCTTCGAGGCCACGCATCGCCTGCTGCGCCGCCTGCTGGCCGACGGACTGATCCAGGGCCTGCGCTTCGACCATCCCGACGGCCTGTTCAATCCGCCACAATATTTCGCGCGCACCCAGATGCTCTACGCCGCCAGCCAGTGCTGCGGCGCGGTGCCGTGTCCGCCGGTCGGCGAGAACGGTATCGAGCAGGGCGTCGCCCAGGTCTTTGGCCAGCACGAGTGGACCGGCAACCTCGCGCCCATGTACGCGCTCGTCGAAAAGATCCTCGGCCCCGGTGAGGACTTGCCCGGCGAATGGCGCGTGGACGGCACCGTAGGCTACGAGTTCGCGAATCTCGTCAACGGCATCTTCATCCAGCGGCGCTCCGCGCGCGCCTTCACCAACCTCTATCACCGCTTCACCGGCATCTCGTCCGACGTCGACACGCTCATCTACGAGTGCAAGAAACTCATCATGGATACCGCGCTCTCGAGCGAGGTTGCCGTGCTCACCCACATGCTCTCGGAGATCTGTGCGCGCGACCGGCGCGCCCGCGATTTCACCCTCGGAACGCTGGAAGAAGCCATCGTCGAGACCATTGCCTGCTTCCCCGTCTATCGCACCTACATCGACGAACGGGGGAACATCAGCGAGCGCGATCGCGGGACCATCGCCGAAGCCATCGTGCGCGCCAAGCGCCGCAACCCCGGCCTGCCCGCGCCGCTTTTCGATTTCCTGCGCGACACGCTGCTGCTGCGCATCAATCCCGCCGCCCACGACTACGGCGACCGGCTTTACTTCGGGCTCAAATTCCAGCAGCTCACCGCGCCGGTGATGGCCAAGGGACTGGAAGACACCGCGTGCTACGTCTACAACCGCTTCGTTTCGGTGAACGAGGTGGGCGGCACGCCCAAGGCGTTCGGGAGTCTGGTGGAGGAGTTCCACCGCGCCAACCTGCAGCGCCTCGAGCGCTCGCCGTATTCGCTGCTGGCGACTTCTACGCACGACACCAAGCGCAGCGAAGATGTCCGCGCGCGTCTCAACGTGTTATCAGAGATGCCCAAGCAGTGGTCGCAGGTCGCCACCCGCTGGCGCCGGATGAACGATTCCAAGAAGCCCGTGCTGTCCGATGGCCTCAGCGCCCCCGATCCCAACGAGGAGTATCTGCTCTACCAGACGCTCGTGGGCACGCTGCCCTTCCTGCTCGACGAGCACTCGGAGAAGTACGCCGCGCGCATCCAGCAGTACATGGCCAAGGCGCTGCACGAAGCCAAGGTGAACCTGAGCTGGATCAATCCCAACCCGGAGTACGTGGAAGCGGTCGACGAATTCATCGCTCGCCTGCTTGCGCCCGGCACCGCCGCGCGGCCCAACCGCTTTCGCGAGGAGCTCGAACGCTTCACCGCGCCGGTGGCGTTTTTCGGCGCGCTGAACTCGCTCGCACAAACGCTGCTCAAGCTCACCGCGCCCGGCGTCCCGGACCTTTATCAAGGACAGGAACTGTTCGACTTCTCACTCGTCGATCCGGATAATCGCCGCGCCGTGGATTTCACCACCCGGCAGCGTGATCTGAGCGAGCTCACGCAGCGGTCATCGGCCACCGTCGCCGAACTTCCCGAAGATCTCCTGCGCGGCTATCATGACGGACGCGCCAAGCTCTGGACCACCATGCGCGCCCTCGCCTTCCGCCGTGACCACAAGGAATTGTTCTCCGCCGGCGCCTACCGCCCGCTCTATGGCAGCGTCGAAAAGGTGGAGCACTTGATCGCGTTCCTGCGGACGCACGAAAAGGATTCGGCGCTCGTCGCCGTCCCGCGCTTCAGTCACACGCTGATGCGGGGCGAGATGCGCGCGCCGCTGGGTGACGACTGGGGCGCGGCCGAACTCGCGCTGCCGCCGGGCGCGGCACCAGAGTTCGAGAATGTGTTGACCGGAGAGATCGTCCGCCAATCGCCGGCGCGTTCGCTCTTATGCCGCGAACTCTTCGCGCGCTTCCCCGTCGCGCTCCTGCGCGGCTGGTAG
- a CDS encoding hemerythrin domain-containing protein: protein MRRDPALIPLSQQHHDALALCVYIERAHKSGHLDLQHWNREVAAAWQAEIRWHFQSEEELVFPAAQRLDGLQILVAELLSDHAQLRAWFIAAGSSQLSSGDLLRFRQLLHDHVRKEERELFEPMQSTLPAAELATIGAALQAFFERHTGGPACALRHPQPQSHT, encoded by the coding sequence ATGCGCCGCGACCCCGCCCTCATCCCGCTCTCCCAGCAGCATCACGACGCCCTCGCGCTCTGCGTCTACATCGAGCGCGCGCACAAGTCCGGACACCTCGACCTCCAGCACTGGAACCGCGAAGTCGCCGCCGCATGGCAGGCCGAGATCCGCTGGCACTTCCAGTCGGAGGAAGAACTCGTCTTCCCCGCCGCGCAGAGGCTCGACGGACTTCAAATCCTCGTCGCTGAACTCCTCTCCGACCACGCCCAACTGCGCGCCTGGTTCATCGCCGCGGGATCCAGCCAGCTCTCGTCCGGCGACCTGCTGCGCTTCCGCCAGCTCCTCCACGACCATGTCCGCAAGGAAGAGCGCGAGCTCTTCGAGCCGATGCAGTCCACGCTTCCCGCCGCCGAACTGGCCACCATCGGCGCCGCGCTGCAAGCATTCTTCGAGCGCCACACCGGCGGCCCGGCCTGCGCGCTGCGCCATCCCCAACCGCAATCTCACACCTGA
- a CDS encoding peptidyl-prolyl cis-trans isomerase — MIRFLQTPSLAKKVILGAMLLFICLAMVITLIPGTGLDFFSTSSPTAAGVYATVGDEEVTTAEIQKQAQKQAQAQGLPVQFVSFLVPQVAERIVSQKALLVEAHRLGLKVTDDELRDELRNGPVGPTLFPKGQFIGQQKYEQLLQENGYTVPDFERAIKDDLLIRKLQAMVQGGATASEEEIRQAFLRQNVKIKFDYAVITPDIIAKQIAPTEAELRKFYEASLPRLKDSLPEQRRVKLAVLDAAKVAAQAKPTPEDLQRYYNDHREQFRVQDEVNVRHILVKTPAPGPDGKADANAEAAARAKAEGLLQQLKAGADFAALAKKASDDTGSAVNGGSLGWIGKGRTVPEFEQAAFSLQPGQTSGLVKSQFGFHILKLDDKRSAHVQTLEEVKDQIEPVVQQERAEKLAEQAANKGLSAARSEGLEAAAAKNGLTVTTTAFFDQRGTVPGVGEAPDFNEAVFAAKEKSPPQMAKIPQGYAIFQLDAVKPPQTPTFEQVRAQLEAQYRQERMASLMEQKARELSDRARALHGLKQAAKEVGAEFKTSELVGAGSQVPDIGQISNIEPALGLKPGEISDPMQAGRNSVVVQIVERQEPSAAELAAKRDETRELVLQQKRGEVMAVFAAGVRQRMEKDGKIKYNKAEQERLSKRPGALGS, encoded by the coding sequence ATGATTCGTTTCCTGCAGACACCCAGCCTCGCCAAGAAGGTGATCCTTGGCGCCATGCTCCTGTTCATCTGCCTTGCCATGGTGATCACGCTGATCCCGGGCACGGGGCTCGACTTCTTCAGCACCAGCAGCCCGACCGCGGCGGGCGTGTATGCCACCGTGGGCGACGAAGAGGTCACGACGGCCGAGATCCAGAAGCAGGCGCAGAAGCAGGCGCAGGCGCAGGGATTGCCGGTGCAGTTCGTCTCCTTCCTGGTGCCGCAGGTGGCGGAGAGGATCGTGAGCCAGAAAGCGCTGCTGGTGGAGGCGCATCGCCTCGGCTTGAAGGTGACCGACGACGAGCTGCGCGACGAACTGCGCAATGGTCCCGTCGGGCCCACGCTCTTTCCTAAAGGCCAGTTCATCGGCCAGCAGAAATACGAGCAGCTGCTGCAAGAGAATGGTTACACCGTGCCGGACTTCGAACGCGCGATCAAGGATGACCTGCTCATCCGCAAGCTGCAGGCCATGGTGCAAGGCGGCGCCACCGCGTCCGAAGAAGAGATACGGCAGGCCTTCTTGCGGCAGAACGTGAAGATCAAGTTCGATTACGCGGTCATCACTCCCGACATCATCGCCAAGCAGATCGCTCCGACGGAAGCCGAACTGCGCAAGTTCTATGAGGCCAGCCTGCCGCGGCTCAAGGACTCGCTTCCGGAACAGCGCCGAGTAAAGCTCGCGGTGCTGGATGCAGCGAAGGTCGCGGCGCAAGCGAAGCCTACGCCGGAGGACCTGCAACGCTATTACAACGACCATCGCGAACAATTCCGCGTGCAGGATGAGGTGAACGTAAGACACATCCTGGTCAAGACGCCGGCGCCGGGGCCGGACGGCAAGGCCGATGCGAACGCGGAAGCGGCGGCGCGCGCCAAGGCGGAGGGCTTGCTGCAACAACTCAAGGCGGGCGCGGATTTTGCCGCACTGGCAAAGAAGGCGTCCGACGATACGGGCAGTGCCGTGAACGGCGGCTCGCTGGGGTGGATCGGCAAAGGACGCACGGTGCCGGAGTTCGAGCAGGCGGCTTTTTCGCTGCAACCGGGCCAGACGAGCGGGCTGGTGAAGAGCCAGTTCGGCTTTCACATCCTGAAGCTCGACGACAAACGCTCCGCGCACGTGCAGACGCTGGAAGAAGTGAAAGACCAGATCGAGCCGGTGGTGCAGCAGGAACGCGCGGAAAAACTCGCCGAGCAAGCAGCGAACAAAGGGTTGAGCGCGGCGAGATCGGAAGGGCTCGAAGCCGCCGCGGCAAAGAATGGCTTGACCGTGACGACCACCGCCTTCTTCGATCAGAGGGGCACGGTGCCGGGCGTGGGCGAAGCGCCGGACTTCAACGAAGCGGTGTTCGCGGCGAAGGAGAAGTCGCCGCCGCAGATGGCCAAGATCCCGCAGGGCTATGCCATCTTCCAACTCGACGCGGTGAAACCGCCGCAGACGCCCACCTTCGAGCAGGTGCGGGCGCAGCTCGAAGCGCAGTACCGGCAGGAGCGCATGGCGTCCCTGATGGAGCAGAAGGCCCGCGAACTCTCCGACCGCGCGCGCGCGTTGCACGGCCTGAAACAGGCGGCGAAGGAAGTGGGCGCCGAATTCAAGACCAGCGAGCTGGTGGGCGCGGGTAGCCAGGTGCCGGACATCGGGCAGATCTCGAACATCGAGCCGGCACTCGGACTGAAGCCGGGCGAGATCAGCGATCCGATGCAGGCGGGACGCAACTCCGTGGTCGTCCAGATCGTCGAGCGGCAAGAGCCTTCGGCGGCGGAGCTGGCCGCCAAGCGCGACGAGACGCGCGAGCTGGTGCTGCAGCAGAAGCGTGGCGAGGTCATGGCCGTGTTCGCCGCCGGCGTTCGTCAGCGCATGGAGAAGGATGGCAAGATCAAGTACAACAAGGCCGAGCAGGAGCGGCTGAGCAAGCGTCCGGGCGCCCTGGGCAGCTAG